A stretch of Panthera uncia isolate 11264 chromosome A1 unlocalized genomic scaffold, Puncia_PCG_1.0 HiC_scaffold_16, whole genome shotgun sequence DNA encodes these proteins:
- the RBM26 gene encoding RNA-binding protein 26 isoform X7 yields MVSKMIIENFEALKSWLSKTLEPICDADPSALAKYVLALVKKDKSEKELKALCIDQLDVFLQKETQIFVEKLFDAVNTKSYLPPPEQPSSGSLKVEFFQHQEKDIKKEEITKEEEREKKFSRRLNHSPPQSSSRYRENRSRDERKKDDRSRKRDYDRNPPRRDSYRDRYNRRRGRSRSYSRSRSRSWSKERLRDRDRDRSRTRSRSRTRSRERDLVKPKYDLDRTDPLENNYTPVSSVPNISSGHYPVPTLSSTITVIAPTHHGNNTTESWSEFHEDQVDHNSYVRPPMPKKRCRDYDEKGFCMRGDMCPFDHGSDPVVVEDVNLPGMLPFPAQPPVVEGPPPPGLPPPPPILTPPPVNLRPPVPPPGPLPPSLPPVTDDISYSLVLTGPPPPLPPLQPSGMDAPPNSATSSVPTVVTTGIHHQPPPAPPSLFTAVFVLPDTYDTDGYNPEAPSITNTSRPMYRHRVHAQRPNLIGLTSGDMDLPPREKPPNKSSMRIVVDSESRKRTIGSGEPGAPTKKTWFDKPNFNRTNSPGFQKKVQFGNENTKLELRKVPPELNNISKLNEHFSRFGTLVNLQVAYNGDPEGALIQFATYEEAKKAISSTEAVLNNRFIKVYWHREGSTQQLQTASPKVMQPLVQQPILPVVKQSVKERLGPVPSSTVEPAEAQSASSDLPQNVTKLSVKDRLGFVSKPSVSATEKVLSTSTGLTKTVYNPAALKAAQKTLLVSTSAVDNNEAQKKKQEALKLQQDVRKRKQEILEKHIETQKMLISKLEKNKAMKSEDKAEIMKTLEVLTKNITKLKDEVKAASPGRCLPKSIKTKTQMQKELLDTELDLYKKMQAGEEVTELRRKYTELQLEAAKRGILSSGRGRGIHSRGRGAAHGRGRGRGRGRGVPGHAVVDHRPRALEISAFTESDREDLLPHFAQYGEIEDCQIDDSSLHAVITFKTRAEAEAAAVHGARFKGQDLKLAWNKPITNISAVETEEVEPDEEEQREIIIA; encoded by the exons ctgtgaTGCAGATCCATCAGCCCTAGCAAAATATGTTCTCGCTTTggtaaagaaagataaaagtgaaaaagagttAAAGGCATTATGTATTGATCAACTGGATGTATTtcttcaaaaag AGACACAGATATTTGTGGAAAAACTTTTTGATGCTGTGAATACAAAGAGTTATCTACCTCCTCCAGAGCAGCCATCATCAGGAAGCTTAAAGGTAGAATTTTTTCAGCaccaagaaaaagatataaaaaaagaagag ATCACAAAGGAGGAAGAGCGAGAGAAGAAGTTTTCCAGAAGGCTAAATCATAGTCCTCCCCAGTCAAGTTCCCGATACAGAGAAAATAG aagTCGTGATGAGAGGAAAAAAGATGATCGTTCTCGCAAAAGAGATTATGATCGAAACCCTCCTCGAAGAGATTCATACAGAGATCGGTACAATAGAAGACGAGGCCGAAGTCGCAGTTACAGCAGGAGTCGGAGTCGAAGTTGGAGTAAAGAGAGACTTCGTGACAGGGATAGGGATAGAAGTAGGActagaagcagaagcagaacaCGAAGCCGGG AAAGGGATCTAGTAAAACCTAAATACGACCTGGATAGAACAGATCCACTAGAAAACAATTATACTCCAGTCTCTTCGGTACCCAATATATCATCTGGTCACTACCCTGTACCTACTTTGAGCAGCACTATTACAGTAATTGCTCCTACTCATCATGGTAATAACACTACCGAAAGTTGGTCTGAATTTCATGAAGACCAAGTGGACCATAACTCATATGTAAGACCACCCATGCCAAAGAAACGGTGTAGAGACTATGATG AAAAAGGTTTCTGTATGAGAGGAGACATGTGCCCTTTTGACCACGGAAGTGACCCCGTAGTTGTAGAAGATGTGAATCTTCCTGGCATGCTGCCTTTCCCAGCACAGCCTCCAGTTGTTGAAGGACCGCCTCCTCCTGgacttcccccacctccaccaatTCTTACACCCCCACCTGTGAATCTGAGACCCCCAGTGCCACCACCAGGCCCATTACCACCCAGCCTTCCACCTGTCACAG atgatatttcttattctttggtTTTGACAGGACCACCACCTCCACTTCCTCCTTTGCAGCCATCTGGCATGGATGCTCCCCCAAACTCTGCAACCAGTTCTGTTCCTACCGTAGTAACGACTGGCATCCATCACCAGCCTCCTCCTGCTCCACCCTCTCTTTTTACTGCAG tttttGTATTACCAGATACATATGACACAGACGGCTACAATCCTGAAGCCCCCAGCATAACAAACACTTCCAGACCTATGTATAGACACAGAGTGCACGCACAGAGGCCTAACTTGATAGGACTGACATCAGGGGATATGGATTTGCCACCCAGAG aaAAGCCTCCTAATAAAAGCAGTATGAGGATAGTAGTGGATTCTGAATCAAGGAAAAGAACCATTGGTTCCGGGGAGCCTGGAGCTCCTACAAAGAAGACCTGGTTTGATAA GCCAAATTTTAATAGAACAAACAGCCCAGGCTTCCAGAAAAAGGTTCAGTttggaaatgaaaataccaaaCTTGAACTTAGAAAAGTTCCTCCAGAATTAAATAATATCAGCAAACTTAATGAACATTTTAGTCGATTTGGAACCTTGGTTAACTTACAG GTTGCTTATAATGGGGATCCTGAAGGTGCCCTTATCCAATTTGCAACATATGAAGAAGCAAAGAAAGCAATATCCAGTACAGAAGCAGTACTAAACAATCGCTTTATTAAGGTTTATTGGCACAGAGAAGGAAGTACCCAGCAGTTACAAACTGCTTCTCCAAAG GTAATGCAGCCCTTAGTCCAGCAGCCCATTTTGCCTGTTGTGAAGCAGTCAGTCAAAGAGCGGTTGGGTCCAGTACCTTCAAGTACTGTTGAACCGGCAGAAGCCCAAAGTGCCAGTTCAGACCTTCCTCAG aatgtAACTAAATTATCTGTGAAGGACAGGTTGGGTTTTGTATCAAAGCCATCTGTTTCAGCAACTGAAAAG GTGTTGTCTACATCTACTGGCCTAACTAAAACAGTATATAATCCAGCTGCTTTGAAGGCTGCACAGAAAACCTTACTTGTTTCCACCTCTGCAGTTGATAATaatgaagcacagaaaaaaaaacag GAGGCACTGAAACTTCAGCAGGAtgtaaggaaaaggaaacaagaaattttagaaaagcaCATTGAAACACAGAAG ATGTTAATTTCAAaactagagaaaaacaaagcaatgaaGTCTGaagataaagcagaaataatgaaaactttaGAAGTTTTGACAAAAAATATTACCAAGTTGAAAGATGAGGTCAAAGCTGCTTCTCCTGGACGTTGTCTTCCAAAGAGTATAAAAACCAAGACTCag ATGCAGAAAGAATTGCTTGATACAGAACTGGATTTATATAAGAAGATGCAAGCTGGAGAAGAAGTCACTGAACTTAGGAGAAAGTATACGGAATTACAGCTGGAA GCTGCAAAACGAGGGATTCTTTCATCTGGTCGGGGTAGAGGAATTCACTCAAGAGGTCGAGGTGCAGCTCACGGCCGAGGCAGGGGTCGAGGTCGAGGTCGAGGTGTGCCTGGTCATGCTGTGGTGGATCATCGTCCCAGGGCATTGGAAATTTCTGCATTTACAGAGAGTGATAGAGAAGATCTTCTTCCTCATTTTGCG caaTATGGTGAAATTGAAGATTGTCAGATTGATGACTCTTCACTTCATGCAGTAATTACATTCAAGACAAGAGCAGAAGCTGAAGCA
- the RBM26 gene encoding RNA-binding protein 26 isoform X8: MVSKMIIENFEALKSWLSKTLEPICDADPSALAKYVLALVKKDKSEKELKALCIDQLDVFLQKETQIFVEKLFDAVNTKSYLPPPEQPSSGSLKVEFFQHQEKDIKKEEITKEEEREKKFSRRLNHSPPQSSSRYRENRSRDERKKDDRSRKRDYDRNPPRRDSYRDRYNRRRGRSRSYSRSRSRSWSKERLRDRDRDRSRTRSRSRTRSRERDLVKPKYDLDRTDPLENNYTPVSSVPNISSGHYPVPTLSSTITVIAPTHHGNNTTESWSEFHEDQVDHNSYVRPPMPKKRCRDYDEKGFCMRGDMCPFDHGSDPVVVEDVNLPGMLPFPAQPPVVEGPPPPGLPPPPPILTPPPVNLRPPVPPPGPLPPSLPPVTDDISYSLVLTGPPPPLPPLQPSGMDAPPNSATSSVPTVVTTGIHHQPPPAPPSLFTAVFVLPDTYDTDGYNPEAPSITNTSRPMYRHRVHAQRPNLIGLTSGDMDLPPREKPPNKSSMRIVVDSESRKRTIGSGEPGAPTKKTWFDKPNFNRTNSPGFQKKVQFGNENTKLELRKVPPELNNISKLNEHFSRFGTLVNLQVAYNGDPEGALIQFATYEEAKKAISSTEAVLNNRFIKVYWHREGSTQQLQTASPKVMQPLVQQPILPVVKQSVKERLGPVPSSTVEPAEAQSASSDLPQNVTKLSVKDRLGFVSKPSVSATEKVLSTSTGLTKTVYNPAALKAAQKTLLVSTSAVDNNEAQKKKQEALKLQQDVRKRKQEILEKHIETQKMLISKLEKNKAMKSEDKAEIMKTLEVLTKNITKLKDEVKAASPGRCLPKSIKTKTQMQKELLDTELDLYKKMQAGEEVTELRRKYTELQLEAAKRGILSSGRGRGIHSRGRGAAHGRGRGRGRGRGVPGHAVVDHRPRALEISAFTESDREDLLPHFAQYGEIEDCQIDDSSLHAVITFKTRAEAEAAAVHGARFKGQDLKLAWNKPITNISAVETEEVEPDEEEREIIIA, translated from the exons ctgtgaTGCAGATCCATCAGCCCTAGCAAAATATGTTCTCGCTTTggtaaagaaagataaaagtgaaaaagagttAAAGGCATTATGTATTGATCAACTGGATGTATTtcttcaaaaag AGACACAGATATTTGTGGAAAAACTTTTTGATGCTGTGAATACAAAGAGTTATCTACCTCCTCCAGAGCAGCCATCATCAGGAAGCTTAAAGGTAGAATTTTTTCAGCaccaagaaaaagatataaaaaaagaagag ATCACAAAGGAGGAAGAGCGAGAGAAGAAGTTTTCCAGAAGGCTAAATCATAGTCCTCCCCAGTCAAGTTCCCGATACAGAGAAAATAG aagTCGTGATGAGAGGAAAAAAGATGATCGTTCTCGCAAAAGAGATTATGATCGAAACCCTCCTCGAAGAGATTCATACAGAGATCGGTACAATAGAAGACGAGGCCGAAGTCGCAGTTACAGCAGGAGTCGGAGTCGAAGTTGGAGTAAAGAGAGACTTCGTGACAGGGATAGGGATAGAAGTAGGActagaagcagaagcagaacaCGAAGCCGGG AAAGGGATCTAGTAAAACCTAAATACGACCTGGATAGAACAGATCCACTAGAAAACAATTATACTCCAGTCTCTTCGGTACCCAATATATCATCTGGTCACTACCCTGTACCTACTTTGAGCAGCACTATTACAGTAATTGCTCCTACTCATCATGGTAATAACACTACCGAAAGTTGGTCTGAATTTCATGAAGACCAAGTGGACCATAACTCATATGTAAGACCACCCATGCCAAAGAAACGGTGTAGAGACTATGATG AAAAAGGTTTCTGTATGAGAGGAGACATGTGCCCTTTTGACCACGGAAGTGACCCCGTAGTTGTAGAAGATGTGAATCTTCCTGGCATGCTGCCTTTCCCAGCACAGCCTCCAGTTGTTGAAGGACCGCCTCCTCCTGgacttcccccacctccaccaatTCTTACACCCCCACCTGTGAATCTGAGACCCCCAGTGCCACCACCAGGCCCATTACCACCCAGCCTTCCACCTGTCACAG atgatatttcttattctttggtTTTGACAGGACCACCACCTCCACTTCCTCCTTTGCAGCCATCTGGCATGGATGCTCCCCCAAACTCTGCAACCAGTTCTGTTCCTACCGTAGTAACGACTGGCATCCATCACCAGCCTCCTCCTGCTCCACCCTCTCTTTTTACTGCAG tttttGTATTACCAGATACATATGACACAGACGGCTACAATCCTGAAGCCCCCAGCATAACAAACACTTCCAGACCTATGTATAGACACAGAGTGCACGCACAGAGGCCTAACTTGATAGGACTGACATCAGGGGATATGGATTTGCCACCCAGAG aaAAGCCTCCTAATAAAAGCAGTATGAGGATAGTAGTGGATTCTGAATCAAGGAAAAGAACCATTGGTTCCGGGGAGCCTGGAGCTCCTACAAAGAAGACCTGGTTTGATAA GCCAAATTTTAATAGAACAAACAGCCCAGGCTTCCAGAAAAAGGTTCAGTttggaaatgaaaataccaaaCTTGAACTTAGAAAAGTTCCTCCAGAATTAAATAATATCAGCAAACTTAATGAACATTTTAGTCGATTTGGAACCTTGGTTAACTTACAG GTTGCTTATAATGGGGATCCTGAAGGTGCCCTTATCCAATTTGCAACATATGAAGAAGCAAAGAAAGCAATATCCAGTACAGAAGCAGTACTAAACAATCGCTTTATTAAGGTTTATTGGCACAGAGAAGGAAGTACCCAGCAGTTACAAACTGCTTCTCCAAAG GTAATGCAGCCCTTAGTCCAGCAGCCCATTTTGCCTGTTGTGAAGCAGTCAGTCAAAGAGCGGTTGGGTCCAGTACCTTCAAGTACTGTTGAACCGGCAGAAGCCCAAAGTGCCAGTTCAGACCTTCCTCAG aatgtAACTAAATTATCTGTGAAGGACAGGTTGGGTTTTGTATCAAAGCCATCTGTTTCAGCAACTGAAAAG GTGTTGTCTACATCTACTGGCCTAACTAAAACAGTATATAATCCAGCTGCTTTGAAGGCTGCACAGAAAACCTTACTTGTTTCCACCTCTGCAGTTGATAATaatgaagcacagaaaaaaaaacag GAGGCACTGAAACTTCAGCAGGAtgtaaggaaaaggaaacaagaaattttagaaaagcaCATTGAAACACAGAAG ATGTTAATTTCAAaactagagaaaaacaaagcaatgaaGTCTGaagataaagcagaaataatgaaaactttaGAAGTTTTGACAAAAAATATTACCAAGTTGAAAGATGAGGTCAAAGCTGCTTCTCCTGGACGTTGTCTTCCAAAGAGTATAAAAACCAAGACTCag ATGCAGAAAGAATTGCTTGATACAGAACTGGATTTATATAAGAAGATGCAAGCTGGAGAAGAAGTCACTGAACTTAGGAGAAAGTATACGGAATTACAGCTGGAA GCTGCAAAACGAGGGATTCTTTCATCTGGTCGGGGTAGAGGAATTCACTCAAGAGGTCGAGGTGCAGCTCACGGCCGAGGCAGGGGTCGAGGTCGAGGTCGAGGTGTGCCTGGTCATGCTGTGGTGGATCATCGTCCCAGGGCATTGGAAATTTCTGCATTTACAGAGAGTGATAGAGAAGATCTTCTTCCTCATTTTGCG caaTATGGTGAAATTGAAGATTGTCAGATTGATGACTCTTCACTTCATGCAGTAATTACATTCAAGACAAGAGCAGAAGCTGAAGCA
- the RBM26 gene encoding RNA-binding protein 26 isoform X2 codes for MVSKMIIENFEALKSWLSKTLEPICDADPSALAKYVLALVKKDKSEKELKALCIDQLDVFLQKETQIFVEKLFDAVNTKSYLPPPEQPSSGSLKVEFFQHQEKDIKKEEITKEEEREKKFSRRLNHSPPQSSSRYRENRSRDERKKDDRSRKRDYDRNPPRRDSYRDRYNRRRGRSRSYSRSRSRSWSKERLRDRDRDRSRTRSRSRTRSRERDLVKPKYDLDRTDPLENNYTPVSSVPNISSGHYPVPTLSSTITVIAPTHHGNNTTESWSEFHEDQVDHNSYVRPPMPKKRCRDYDEKGFCMRGDMCPFDHGSDPVVVEDVNLPGMLPFPAQPPVVEGPPPPGLPPPPPILTPPPVNLRPPVPPPGPLPPSLPPVTDDISYSLVLTGPPPPLPPLQPSGMDAPPNSATSSVPTVVTTGIHHQPPPAPPSLFTAVFVLPDTYDTDGYNPEAPSITNTSRPMYRHRVHAQRPNLIGLTSGDMDLPPREKPPNKSSMRIVVDSESRKRTIGSGEPGAPTKKTWFDKPNFNRTNSPGFQKKVQFGNENTKLELRKVPPELNNISKLNEHFSRFGTLVNLQVAYNGDPEGALIQFATYEEAKKAISSTEAVLNNRFIKVYWHREGSTQQLQTASPKPLVQQPILPVVKQSVKERLGPVPSSTVEPAEAQSASSDLPQNVTKLSVKDRLGFVSKPSVSATEKVLSTSTGLTKTVYNPAALKAAQKTLLVSTSAVDNNEAQKKKQEALKLQQDVRKRKQEILEKHIETQKMLISKLEKNKAMKSEDKAEIMKTLEVLTKNITKLKDEVKAASPGRCLPKSIKTKTQMQKELLDTELDLYKKMQAGEEVTELRRKYTELQLEAAKRGILSSGRGRGIHSRGRGAAHGRGRGRGRGRGVPGHAVVDHRPRALEISAFTESDREDLLPHFAQYGEIEDCQIDDSSLHAVITFKTRAEAEAAAVHGARFKGQDLKLAWNKPITNISAVETEEVEPDEEEFQEESLVDDSLLQDDDEEEEDNESRSWRR; via the exons ctgtgaTGCAGATCCATCAGCCCTAGCAAAATATGTTCTCGCTTTggtaaagaaagataaaagtgaaaaagagttAAAGGCATTATGTATTGATCAACTGGATGTATTtcttcaaaaag AGACACAGATATTTGTGGAAAAACTTTTTGATGCTGTGAATACAAAGAGTTATCTACCTCCTCCAGAGCAGCCATCATCAGGAAGCTTAAAGGTAGAATTTTTTCAGCaccaagaaaaagatataaaaaaagaagag ATCACAAAGGAGGAAGAGCGAGAGAAGAAGTTTTCCAGAAGGCTAAATCATAGTCCTCCCCAGTCAAGTTCCCGATACAGAGAAAATAG aagTCGTGATGAGAGGAAAAAAGATGATCGTTCTCGCAAAAGAGATTATGATCGAAACCCTCCTCGAAGAGATTCATACAGAGATCGGTACAATAGAAGACGAGGCCGAAGTCGCAGTTACAGCAGGAGTCGGAGTCGAAGTTGGAGTAAAGAGAGACTTCGTGACAGGGATAGGGATAGAAGTAGGActagaagcagaagcagaacaCGAAGCCGGG AAAGGGATCTAGTAAAACCTAAATACGACCTGGATAGAACAGATCCACTAGAAAACAATTATACTCCAGTCTCTTCGGTACCCAATATATCATCTGGTCACTACCCTGTACCTACTTTGAGCAGCACTATTACAGTAATTGCTCCTACTCATCATGGTAATAACACTACCGAAAGTTGGTCTGAATTTCATGAAGACCAAGTGGACCATAACTCATATGTAAGACCACCCATGCCAAAGAAACGGTGTAGAGACTATGATG AAAAAGGTTTCTGTATGAGAGGAGACATGTGCCCTTTTGACCACGGAAGTGACCCCGTAGTTGTAGAAGATGTGAATCTTCCTGGCATGCTGCCTTTCCCAGCACAGCCTCCAGTTGTTGAAGGACCGCCTCCTCCTGgacttcccccacctccaccaatTCTTACACCCCCACCTGTGAATCTGAGACCCCCAGTGCCACCACCAGGCCCATTACCACCCAGCCTTCCACCTGTCACAG atgatatttcttattctttggtTTTGACAGGACCACCACCTCCACTTCCTCCTTTGCAGCCATCTGGCATGGATGCTCCCCCAAACTCTGCAACCAGTTCTGTTCCTACCGTAGTAACGACTGGCATCCATCACCAGCCTCCTCCTGCTCCACCCTCTCTTTTTACTGCAG tttttGTATTACCAGATACATATGACACAGACGGCTACAATCCTGAAGCCCCCAGCATAACAAACACTTCCAGACCTATGTATAGACACAGAGTGCACGCACAGAGGCCTAACTTGATAGGACTGACATCAGGGGATATGGATTTGCCACCCAGAG aaAAGCCTCCTAATAAAAGCAGTATGAGGATAGTAGTGGATTCTGAATCAAGGAAAAGAACCATTGGTTCCGGGGAGCCTGGAGCTCCTACAAAGAAGACCTGGTTTGATAA GCCAAATTTTAATAGAACAAACAGCCCAGGCTTCCAGAAAAAGGTTCAGTttggaaatgaaaataccaaaCTTGAACTTAGAAAAGTTCCTCCAGAATTAAATAATATCAGCAAACTTAATGAACATTTTAGTCGATTTGGAACCTTGGTTAACTTACAG GTTGCTTATAATGGGGATCCTGAAGGTGCCCTTATCCAATTTGCAACATATGAAGAAGCAAAGAAAGCAATATCCAGTACAGAAGCAGTACTAAACAATCGCTTTATTAAGGTTTATTGGCACAGAGAAGGAAGTACCCAGCAGTTACAAACTGCTTCTCCAAAG CCCTTAGTCCAGCAGCCCATTTTGCCTGTTGTGAAGCAGTCAGTCAAAGAGCGGTTGGGTCCAGTACCTTCAAGTACTGTTGAACCGGCAGAAGCCCAAAGTGCCAGTTCAGACCTTCCTCAG aatgtAACTAAATTATCTGTGAAGGACAGGTTGGGTTTTGTATCAAAGCCATCTGTTTCAGCAACTGAAAAG GTGTTGTCTACATCTACTGGCCTAACTAAAACAGTATATAATCCAGCTGCTTTGAAGGCTGCACAGAAAACCTTACTTGTTTCCACCTCTGCAGTTGATAATaatgaagcacagaaaaaaaaacag GAGGCACTGAAACTTCAGCAGGAtgtaaggaaaaggaaacaagaaattttagaaaagcaCATTGAAACACAGAAG ATGTTAATTTCAAaactagagaaaaacaaagcaatgaaGTCTGaagataaagcagaaataatgaaaactttaGAAGTTTTGACAAAAAATATTACCAAGTTGAAAGATGAGGTCAAAGCTGCTTCTCCTGGACGTTGTCTTCCAAAGAGTATAAAAACCAAGACTCag ATGCAGAAAGAATTGCTTGATACAGAACTGGATTTATATAAGAAGATGCAAGCTGGAGAAGAAGTCACTGAACTTAGGAGAAAGTATACGGAATTACAGCTGGAA GCTGCAAAACGAGGGATTCTTTCATCTGGTCGGGGTAGAGGAATTCACTCAAGAGGTCGAGGTGCAGCTCACGGCCGAGGCAGGGGTCGAGGTCGAGGTCGAGGTGTGCCTGGTCATGCTGTGGTGGATCATCGTCCCAGGGCATTGGAAATTTCTGCATTTACAGAGAGTGATAGAGAAGATCTTCTTCCTCATTTTGCG caaTATGGTGAAATTGAAGATTGTCAGATTGATGACTCTTCACTTCATGCAGTAATTACATTCAAGACAAGAGCAGAAGCTGAAGCA